A section of the Suncus etruscus isolate mSunEtr1 chromosome X, mSunEtr1.pri.cur, whole genome shotgun sequence genome encodes:
- the LOC125999203 gene encoding LOW QUALITY PROTEIN: RNA-binding protein 39-like (The sequence of the model RefSeq protein was modified relative to this genomic sequence to represent the inferred CDS: inserted 1 base in 1 codon): protein MADDIDIEAMLEAPYKKDENKLSSANGHEERSKKRKKSKSRSRSHERRRSKSKERKQSRDRERKTSKSRERKRSRSKERRRSRSRSRDRRFRGRYRSPYSRPKFNSAIRGKIGLPHSIKLSRRRSRSKSSFRKDKSPVREPIDNLTPEERDARTVFCMQLAARIRPRDLEEFFSTVGKVRDVRMISDRNSRRSKGIAYVEFVDVSSVPLAIGLTGQRVLGVPIIVQASQAEKNRAAAMANNLQKGSAGPMRLYVGSLHFNITEDMLRGIFEPFGRIESIQLMMDSETGRSKGYGFITFSDSECAKKALEQLNGFELAGRPMKVGHVTERTDASSASSFLDSDELERTGIDLGTTGRLQLMARLAEGTGLQIPPAAQQALQMSGXFGAVAEFSFVIDLQTRLSQQTEASALTAAASVQPLATQCFQLSNMFNPQTEEVGWDTEIKDDVIEECNKHGGVIHIYVDKNSALGNVYVKCPSIAAAIAAVNALHGRWFAGKMITAAYVPLPTYHNLFPDSMTATQLLVPSRR, encoded by the exons ATGGCAGACGACATCGACATCGAAGCCATGCTCGAGGCTCCTTACAAGAAGGATGAGAACAAGTTGAGCAGTGCTAACGGCCATGAAGAACGAagcaaaaagaggaaaaaaagcaaGAGCAGAAGTCGTAGTCATGAACGAAGAAGAAGCAAAAGTAAGGAACGAAAGCAAAGTCGAGATAGAGAACGGAAAACGAGTAAAAGTCGTGAAAGGAAGAGaagtagaagcaaagaaagaagacgGAGTCGTTCAAGAAGTCGAGATCGCAGATTCAGAGGCCGCTACAGAAGTCCTTACTCCAGACCAAAATTTAACAGTGCCATCCGAGGAAAGATTGGGTTGCCTCATAGCATCAAATTAAGCAGAAGACGTTCAAGAAGCAAAAGTTCATTCAGGAAAGACAAGAGTCCTGTGAGAGAACCAATCGATAATCTAACTCCTGAGGAAAGAGATGCAAGGACAGTTTTCTGTATGCAGCTGGCAGCAAGAATTCGACCACGGGACTTGGAAGAGTTTTTTTCTACAGTAGGAAAGGTTCGAGATGTGAGGATGATTTCTGACCGAAATTCAAGACGTTCCAAAGGAATTGCTTATGTGGAATTTGTTGATGTTAGCTCTGTGCCTCTAGCAATAGGATTAACTGGCCAACGTGTTTTAGGAGTGCCAATCATTGTACAGGCATCCCAGGCCGAAAAAAACAGAGCTGCAGCAATGGCAAATAATCTACAAAAGGGAAGTGCTGGGCCTATGAGGCTTTATGTGGGCTCCTTACATTTTAACATAACAGAGGACATGCTTCGGGGAATCTTTGAGCCTTTTGGAAGGATTGAAAGTATCCAACTCATGATGGATAGTGAAACTGGTCGATCTAAGGGTTATGGATTTATTACGTTTTCTGATTCAGAATGTGCCAAGAAGGCTTTGGAACAGCTTAATGGATTTGAATTAGCAGGAAGGCCAATGAAGGTTGGTCATGTTACTGAGAGAACTGATGCTTCTAGTGCTAGCTCATTTTTGGACAGTGATGAACTGGAAAGGACTGGAATTGACTTGGGAACAACCGGTCGCCTCCAGTTAATGGCAAGACTTGCAGAGGGTACAGGTTTGCAGATTCCACCAGCAGCACAACAAGCTCTACAAATGAGTG TCTTTGGTGCTGTGGCAGAATTCTCTTTTGTTATAGATTTGCAAACAAGACTTTCTCAACAGACGGAAGCTTCAGCTTTAACTGCAGCTGCTTCTGTTCAACCACTTGCAACACAGTGCTTCCAACTCTCTAATATGTTTAACCCTCAAACAGAAGAAGTCGGATGGGATACAGAGATTAAAGATGATGTGATTGAAGAATGTAATAAACACGGAGGAGTTATTCATATTTATGTTGATAAAAATTCAGCTCTGGGCAACGTGTATGTGAAATGCCCGTCCATTGCTGCGGCCATTGCTGCAGTTAATGCATTGCATGGCAGGTGGTTTGCTGGTAAAATGATAACAGCAGCATATGTACCTCTTCCAACTTATCACAACCTCTTCCCTGATTCTATGACAGCAACACAACTACTGGTTCCAAGTAGACGATGA